A DNA window from Bubalus bubalis isolate 160015118507 breed Murrah chromosome 22, NDDB_SH_1, whole genome shotgun sequence contains the following coding sequences:
- the SMAD7 gene encoding mothers against decapentaplegic homolog 7 isoform X2 has product MFRTKRSALVRRLWRSRAPGGEDEEEGAGGGGGGGELRGEGATDGRAHGAGGGGAGRAVCCLGKAVRGAKGHNHPHPPAAGAGAAGGGEADLKALTHSVLKKLKERQLELLLQAVESRGGTRTACLLLPGRLDCRLGLGAPAGSQPAQPPSTYSLPLLLCKVFRWPDLRHSSEVKRLCCCESYGKINPELVCCNPHHLSRLCELESPPPPYSRYPMDFLKPTDCPDAVPSSAETGGTNYLAPGGLSDSQLLLEPGDRSHWCVVAYWEEKTRVGRLYCVQEPSLDIFYDLPQGNGFCLGQLNSDNKSQLVQKVRSKIGCGIQLTREVDGVWVYNRSSYPIFIKSATLDNPDSRTLLVHKVFPGFSIKAFDYEKAYSLQRPNDHEFMQQPWTGFTVQISFVKGWGQCYTRQFISSCPCWLEVIFNSR; this is encoded by the exons ATGTTCAGGACCAAACGATCTGCGCTCGTCCGGCGTCTCTGGAGGAGCCGTGCGCCCGGCGGCGAGGACGAGGAGGAGGGCGCGGGGGGAGGCGGAGGAGGAGGCGAGCTGCGGGGAGAAGGGGCGACGGACGGCCGGGCGCATggggccggcggcggcggcgcaggCAGGGCTGTCTGCTGCCTGGGCAAGGCGGTGCGAGGTGCCAAAGGTCAcaaccatccccaccccccagccgcGGGCGCCGGCGCGGCCGGGGGTGGCGAGGCGGATCTGAAAGCGCTCACGCACTCGGTGCTCAAGAAACTGAAGGAACGGCAGCTGGAGCTGCTGCTCCAGGCCGTGGAGTCCCGCGGCGGTACGCGCACCGCGTGCCTCTTGCTGCCCGGCCGCTTGGACTGCAGGCTGGGCCTGGGGGCGCCTGCCGGCTCGCAGCCGGCGCAGCCGCCCTCCACCTACTCGCTCCCCCTCCTGCTGTGCAAAGTGTTCAGGTGGCCGGATCTCAGGCATTCCTCGGAAGTCAAGAGGCTGTGTTGCTGTGAATCTTACGGGAAGATCAACCCCgagctggtgtgctgcaacccCCATCACCTTAGCCGACTCTGCGAACTAG agtctccccctcctccttaCTCCAGATACCCGATGGATTTTCTCAAACCAACTG ACTGTCCAGATGCTGTGCCTTCCTCCGCTGAAACAGGGGGAACGAATTATCTGGCCCCTGGGGGGCTTTCAG ATTCCCAACTTCTTCTGGAGCCTGGGGATCGGTCACACTGGTGCGTGGTGGCATACTGGGAGGAGAAGACGAGAGTGGGGAGGCTCTACTGTGTCCAGGAGCCCTCCCTGGACATCTTCTATGATCTACCTCAGGGGAATGGCTTTTGCCTCGGACAGCTCAATTCGGACAACAAGAGTCAGCTGGTGCAGAAAGTACGGAGCAAAATCGGCTGTGGCATCCAGCTCACGCGGGAAGTGGACGGCGTGTGGGTGTACAACCGCAGCAGTTACCCCATCTTCATCAAGTCGGCCACACTGGACAACCCGGACTCCAGGACGCTGTTGGTACACAAAGTGTTCCCCGGTTTCTCCATCAAGGCTTTTGACTACGAGAAGGCGTACAGCCTGCAGCGGCCCAACGACCACGAGTTCATGCAGCAGCCGTGGACTGGCTTCACCGTGCAGATCAGCTTCGTGAAGGGCTGGGGCCAGTGTTACACTCGCCAGTTCATCAGCAGCTGCCCGTGCTGGCTGGAGGTCATCTTCAACAGCCGGTAG
- the SMAD7 gene encoding mothers against decapentaplegic homolog 7 isoform X1: MFRTKRSALVRRLWRSRAPGGEDEEEGAGGGGGGGELRGEGATDGRAHGAGGGGAGRAVCCLGKAVRGAKGHNHPHPPAAGAGAAGGGEADLKALTHSVLKKLKERQLELLLQAVESRGGTRTACLLLPGRLDCRLGLGAPAGSQPAQPPSTYSLPLLLCKVFRWPDLRHSSEVKRLCCCESYGKINPELVCCNPHHLSRLCELESPPPPYSRYPMDFLKPTADCPDAVPSSAETGGTNYLAPGGLSDSQLLLEPGDRSHWCVVAYWEEKTRVGRLYCVQEPSLDIFYDLPQGNGFCLGQLNSDNKSQLVQKVRSKIGCGIQLTREVDGVWVYNRSSYPIFIKSATLDNPDSRTLLVHKVFPGFSIKAFDYEKAYSLQRPNDHEFMQQPWTGFTVQISFVKGWGQCYTRQFISSCPCWLEVIFNSR, from the exons ATGTTCAGGACCAAACGATCTGCGCTCGTCCGGCGTCTCTGGAGGAGCCGTGCGCCCGGCGGCGAGGACGAGGAGGAGGGCGCGGGGGGAGGCGGAGGAGGAGGCGAGCTGCGGGGAGAAGGGGCGACGGACGGCCGGGCGCATggggccggcggcggcggcgcaggCAGGGCTGTCTGCTGCCTGGGCAAGGCGGTGCGAGGTGCCAAAGGTCAcaaccatccccaccccccagccgcGGGCGCCGGCGCGGCCGGGGGTGGCGAGGCGGATCTGAAAGCGCTCACGCACTCGGTGCTCAAGAAACTGAAGGAACGGCAGCTGGAGCTGCTGCTCCAGGCCGTGGAGTCCCGCGGCGGTACGCGCACCGCGTGCCTCTTGCTGCCCGGCCGCTTGGACTGCAGGCTGGGCCTGGGGGCGCCTGCCGGCTCGCAGCCGGCGCAGCCGCCCTCCACCTACTCGCTCCCCCTCCTGCTGTGCAAAGTGTTCAGGTGGCCGGATCTCAGGCATTCCTCGGAAGTCAAGAGGCTGTGTTGCTGTGAATCTTACGGGAAGATCAACCCCgagctggtgtgctgcaacccCCATCACCTTAGCCGACTCTGCGAACTAG agtctccccctcctccttaCTCCAGATACCCGATGGATTTTCTCAAACCAACTG CAGACTGTCCAGATGCTGTGCCTTCCTCCGCTGAAACAGGGGGAACGAATTATCTGGCCCCTGGGGGGCTTTCAG ATTCCCAACTTCTTCTGGAGCCTGGGGATCGGTCACACTGGTGCGTGGTGGCATACTGGGAGGAGAAGACGAGAGTGGGGAGGCTCTACTGTGTCCAGGAGCCCTCCCTGGACATCTTCTATGATCTACCTCAGGGGAATGGCTTTTGCCTCGGACAGCTCAATTCGGACAACAAGAGTCAGCTGGTGCAGAAAGTACGGAGCAAAATCGGCTGTGGCATCCAGCTCACGCGGGAAGTGGACGGCGTGTGGGTGTACAACCGCAGCAGTTACCCCATCTTCATCAAGTCGGCCACACTGGACAACCCGGACTCCAGGACGCTGTTGGTACACAAAGTGTTCCCCGGTTTCTCCATCAAGGCTTTTGACTACGAGAAGGCGTACAGCCTGCAGCGGCCCAACGACCACGAGTTCATGCAGCAGCCGTGGACTGGCTTCACCGTGCAGATCAGCTTCGTGAAGGGCTGGGGCCAGTGTTACACTCGCCAGTTCATCAGCAGCTGCCCGTGCTGGCTGGAGGTCATCTTCAACAGCCGGTAG
- the SMAD7 gene encoding mothers against decapentaplegic homolog 7 isoform X3, whose translation MFRTKRSALVRRLWRSRAPGGEDEEEGAGGGGGGGELRGEGATDGRAHGAGGGGAGRAVCCLGKAVRGAKGHNHPHPPAAGAGAAGGGEADLKALTHSVLKKLKERQLELLLQAVESRGGTRTACLLLPGRLDCRLGLGAPAGSQPAQPPSTYSLPLLLCKVFRWPDLRHSSEVKRLCCCESYGKINPELVCCNPHHLSRLCELESPPPPYSRYPMDFLKPTDSQLLLEPGDRSHWCVVAYWEEKTRVGRLYCVQEPSLDIFYDLPQGNGFCLGQLNSDNKSQLVQKVRSKIGCGIQLTREVDGVWVYNRSSYPIFIKSATLDNPDSRTLLVHKVFPGFSIKAFDYEKAYSLQRPNDHEFMQQPWTGFTVQISFVKGWGQCYTRQFISSCPCWLEVIFNSR comes from the exons ATGTTCAGGACCAAACGATCTGCGCTCGTCCGGCGTCTCTGGAGGAGCCGTGCGCCCGGCGGCGAGGACGAGGAGGAGGGCGCGGGGGGAGGCGGAGGAGGAGGCGAGCTGCGGGGAGAAGGGGCGACGGACGGCCGGGCGCATggggccggcggcggcggcgcaggCAGGGCTGTCTGCTGCCTGGGCAAGGCGGTGCGAGGTGCCAAAGGTCAcaaccatccccaccccccagccgcGGGCGCCGGCGCGGCCGGGGGTGGCGAGGCGGATCTGAAAGCGCTCACGCACTCGGTGCTCAAGAAACTGAAGGAACGGCAGCTGGAGCTGCTGCTCCAGGCCGTGGAGTCCCGCGGCGGTACGCGCACCGCGTGCCTCTTGCTGCCCGGCCGCTTGGACTGCAGGCTGGGCCTGGGGGCGCCTGCCGGCTCGCAGCCGGCGCAGCCGCCCTCCACCTACTCGCTCCCCCTCCTGCTGTGCAAAGTGTTCAGGTGGCCGGATCTCAGGCATTCCTCGGAAGTCAAGAGGCTGTGTTGCTGTGAATCTTACGGGAAGATCAACCCCgagctggtgtgctgcaacccCCATCACCTTAGCCGACTCTGCGAACTAG agtctccccctcctccttaCTCCAGATACCCGATGGATTTTCTCAAACCAACTG ATTCCCAACTTCTTCTGGAGCCTGGGGATCGGTCACACTGGTGCGTGGTGGCATACTGGGAGGAGAAGACGAGAGTGGGGAGGCTCTACTGTGTCCAGGAGCCCTCCCTGGACATCTTCTATGATCTACCTCAGGGGAATGGCTTTTGCCTCGGACAGCTCAATTCGGACAACAAGAGTCAGCTGGTGCAGAAAGTACGGAGCAAAATCGGCTGTGGCATCCAGCTCACGCGGGAAGTGGACGGCGTGTGGGTGTACAACCGCAGCAGTTACCCCATCTTCATCAAGTCGGCCACACTGGACAACCCGGACTCCAGGACGCTGTTGGTACACAAAGTGTTCCCCGGTTTCTCCATCAAGGCTTTTGACTACGAGAAGGCGTACAGCCTGCAGCGGCCCAACGACCACGAGTTCATGCAGCAGCCGTGGACTGGCTTCACCGTGCAGATCAGCTTCGTGAAGGGCTGGGGCCAGTGTTACACTCGCCAGTTCATCAGCAGCTGCCCGTGCTGGCTGGAGGTCATCTTCAACAGCCGGTAG